The following are encoded in a window of Mycobacteroides chelonae CCUG 47445 genomic DNA:
- a CDS encoding response regulator: MTETTIKVLIVDDDFRVANLHAGIVGAVPGFTVVATVNSIGAAHDVTRSSTIDLALVDVYLPDGSGIDFVRELRCDAMVLSAAADGVTIRQALIAGAVSYLVKPFANASLVARLTAYARYRKILHSDELSGAEVDAALESLRPSVGMPRAAAAASPTKQIVLHAIRDARSPMSSAEVAVEVGISRATAQRYLASLVGSSELQMRLRYGTTGRPEQEFLIPGT; this comes from the coding sequence ATGACCGAAACCACGATCAAGGTGCTGATCGTCGACGATGACTTCCGGGTGGCCAACTTGCATGCCGGGATTGTCGGTGCAGTACCGGGATTCACTGTTGTGGCCACGGTCAACAGCATCGGCGCCGCTCACGATGTGACGAGGTCGAGCACGATAGATCTGGCGCTGGTCGATGTGTACCTTCCAGACGGTTCCGGGATCGATTTCGTGCGCGAATTGCGCTGTGATGCGATGGTCCTGTCGGCGGCGGCCGACGGCGTCACGATCCGGCAGGCACTGATCGCCGGTGCCGTGAGCTATCTGGTGAAGCCATTCGCCAATGCCTCGCTGGTGGCGCGGCTGACCGCATACGCCCGTTACCGCAAGATTCTGCACAGTGACGAGCTCAGCGGCGCCGAGGTGGATGCCGCGTTGGAGTCCCTGCGGCCGAGTGTCGGCATGCCGCGCGCCGCGGCCGCGGCGTCGCCGACCAAACAGATCGTCCTACACGCGATTCGGGATGCGCGCTCGCCCATGTCGTCTGCGGAAGTCGCCGTGGAGGTGGGGATCTCACGTGCGACCGCGCAGCGCTACCTGGCCTCGCTGGTGGGAAGTTCAGAGTTGCAGATGCGGCTGCGGTACGGCACCACCGGCCGTCCTGAACAGGAGTTCCTCATTCCAGGAACGTGA
- a CDS encoding nitroreductase: MPDFEQLVRDRSSIRDFLSTPVPRDVLVGALETAQHAPSNSNIQPWRVVIAEGAIRERLSESLVACVRTNGLGRMELPDEYNARRFAVGVQVYGALGVQRDDAEARFEAGLRNFRFFGAPTAAIVGVDSRLGLADIAGVGMYLQTLALALQSRGVSSCMQVAPAMFPEAIRPVLKLPECLNLICAVSIGYANPDAPVNSVRAPRDPVGANVTFLE; the protein is encoded by the coding sequence GTGCCTGATTTCGAACAGCTGGTCCGTGACCGGTCCTCGATCCGTGATTTCCTGTCGACACCTGTCCCCCGCGATGTCCTGGTGGGCGCCCTGGAGACGGCACAGCACGCGCCATCGAACTCGAACATCCAGCCGTGGCGCGTCGTCATCGCGGAAGGCGCGATACGCGAGCGTCTGAGCGAGTCGTTGGTGGCCTGCGTACGCACCAACGGACTGGGCCGCATGGAGCTGCCCGACGAGTACAACGCCCGGCGGTTCGCGGTCGGAGTCCAGGTCTACGGGGCACTCGGCGTCCAGCGCGACGATGCCGAGGCACGTTTCGAGGCCGGACTGCGGAACTTCAGGTTCTTCGGAGCACCCACCGCCGCCATTGTCGGCGTGGACTCACGCCTGGGCCTGGCCGATATCGCCGGAGTCGGCATGTACTTGCAGACGCTTGCCCTGGCCCTGCAGTCGCGCGGTGTCAGTTCATGCATGCAGGTCGCTCCTGCCATGTTTCCCGAAGCGATTCGCCCGGTGCTCAAGCTGCCCGAATGCCTGAATCTGATCTGCGCGGTGTCCATTGGCTATGCGAATCCCGATGCACCGGTGAATTCTGTACGCGCCCCGCGCGACCCGGTCGGCGCCAATGTCACGTTCCTGGAATGA